Part of the Thermococcus sp. 18S1 genome, ATTGGAGAATATGCCCCGGATTTCGTTCTGAAGGATCAGAACGGAGAGGATTTCAGACTGAGCGATTTCAGAGGGAAGAAGGTTCTGCTGTCCTTCCACCCGCTTGCCTGGACGGGGATATGCGAGAAGCAGATGAAGGCGCTTGAGGAAAACCATGAACGCTTTGAGAGCCTGAACGTCGTTCCCGTCGGGATAAGCGTCGATGCCGTGCCGAGCAAGAAGGCCTGGGCCGAGCATATCGGCCTCAAGAAGCTCAGGATTCTGAGCGATTTCTGGCCGCATGCGGAGGTTGCGAAGCTCTACGGCCTGTTCCGTGAAAAGGAGGGCTTTTCAGAGAGGGCAAACGTCCTCATAGACGAAGACGGAAAGGTTCTCTTCTTCAAGGTCTATCCGATAAGGGAAGTGCCCGACCTGGAGGAGATATTCAAGCTTTTGGAGGGAGGGTGAGTTCCTTTTCAGAATTTTAACTCTACCCAATTTCGTCCTTAACTTTTTGGTTAAGAAAGCCTTTTTATGCTTCCGCACCAAATAGGTTCGGTGATAGAAATGCCGGATGTGAAGGTTGAGAAGATTCTTGACGATCCGGAGCTGTACATAATCCGGGTCGATGATGACAGAATAAGGTACTTCGAAGCCACCTGGGACATACCCGAGGGGATAACCTACAACGCTTACCTGATGAAGCTCGACGGTGCGACGGTTCTCTTCGAC contains:
- a CDS encoding peroxiredoxin; amino-acid sequence: MEIGEYAPDFVLKDQNGEDFRLSDFRGKKVLLSFHPLAWTGICEKQMKALEENHERFESLNVVPVGISVDAVPSKKAWAEHIGLKKLRILSDFWPHAEVAKLYGLFREKEGFSERANVLIDEDGKVLFFKVYPIREVPDLEEIFKLLEGG